The following coding sequences are from one Biomphalaria glabrata chromosome 8, xgBioGlab47.1, whole genome shotgun sequence window:
- the LOC106063550 gene encoding uncharacterized protein LOC106063550: protein MMSDLITAESLKGRIFTCLYLYKMTSTKFLMYQGPTEEKGLPYYDYVKVALVPKNLTADQLCDLDESAFPPSRHNLLIRNDSLDSSKTTCPAELLGHYRELSCNTTVDVCSDRKQMIFDTKDCNLETFYFAGNVTLLCLTSLSLGETTYVTVYRDDDNAEGYWNSSFLCMAVTINDTTVYIRPTPRDCRGLDTPAQDAADLVLETLG from the exons ATGat GAGTGACCTGATTACAGCTGAATCACTAAAAGGTCGTATCTTTACCTGTCTCTACCTGTATAAAATGACCAGTACCAAGTTTTTGATGTACCAGGGACCAACAG AAGAAAAAGGTTTGCCTTACTACGATTATGTCAAGGTGGCTTTGGTACCGAAAAACCTGACCGCTGACCAGTTGTGTGACCTAGATGAGTCAGCATTTCCTCCTTCCAGGCACAATCTGCTCATTAGAAATG ATAGCCTGGACTCTTCAAAGACCACGTGTCCAGCTGAACTTCTTGGACATTACCGTGAACTCAGCTGTAACACAACTGTCGACGTCTGCTCAGACCGGAAACAAATGATATTCGACACCAAGGACTGCAACCTGGAGACCTTCTACTTTG CAGGAAACGTAACTCTGTTATGCTTAACAAGTTTATCACTAGGGGAAACAACTTATGTAACAGTGTACAGAGATGACGACAATGCAGAGGGATATTGGAACTCCAGTTTTCTATGTATG GCAGTCACCATTAACGATACCACAGTCTACATCAGGCCCACCCCACGTGACTGCCGTGGCCTGGATACGCCTGCACAGGACGCTGCTGACTTGGTGCTGGAAACATTAGGTTag